Part of the Sodalinema gerasimenkoae IPPAS B-353 genome is shown below.
GCCACCTACGTCTATCCCCTCTTGGGAGGGGTGCCCGGAGGGCGGGGTGGGTTATGCCTACTGCCTACTGCCTCTTGCCTCTTGCCTGTTCCCCGTTCCCCGTTCCCTGTTCCCTATCTTTTGTCTCTTCCCTACTGCCTACTGCCTTCTTCCTACTGCCTTCTTCCCTAAAGAATTGCATCATTTGTAGCCAAAGTAGCCAACCAACCCATCAAAACGAGTTAGGGTAAGTAAAAACGTTGGGTTTCGCGATTAACGACGACGAGAGTGCACTCCTAAGTGTGTCGTCCAACAGCCCGCGTATTGGCGATAAGGCGCTTGCGAACGATGCCCCAAACTTCAACCTCCAGCATTTCCCGAGTAGTCAGTGACAGTCACTGTCCTGCCCGCACCTTTGAACGTCCCGACGGTCTAACCGTCGTGCATCAGTATGTTCCCCATAGTCCCGTTGTCGTCACCGATGTCTGGGTCAACGCCGGGGCCAGCGTAGAACCCGATGACTGGTCTGGGATGGCCCATTTCCTCGAACATGCCATCTTCAAAGGCACCGATCGCCTCGGCCCCGGTTACTTCGACGCCGCCATTGAAGGCTGTGGAGGACTCACCAACGCCGCCACCAGTTACGACTACGCCCATTTCTTCATCACCACCGCCAGCCCCTATTTTAGCGAGACCCTACCCCTGCTCTCCGAACTCCTCCTTCATGCCGCTATCCCAGAAGATGAGTTTTTCCGAGAACGGGAAGTCGTCTTTGAGGAAATCCGCCAAAGTCAGGATAGTCCCGATGACCTGCTCTTTGAAGCCACCCTAGAAACCGTTTATCAGAATCATCCCTATCGCCGCCCCGTCTTGGGAACTCAACAAAGCCTCTTGGGGCGATCGCCCGCTGACTTACGGCAATTCCACCGCAGCCATTACCAACCCCAAAACCTCACCATCGCCGTCGTCGGAGGCATTTCCGAACTCGAAGCCCTCGATCGCATCGACGACTGTTTCCAGAACTTCTTCCCCAACCCCGGCTGTCCCCAAGCCATTATTACCCCTGAACCCCCCATTCGCGGCGTGCGGCGGCGGGAATTAGCCTTTCCGCGCCTAGAATTAGCCCGCCTCAACCTAACCTGGACAGGCCCCGGCATTGACCATCTCGATGATGCCTATGGCTTAGATCTCCTCTCCATGATTCTCGCCAGTGGTCGTTCCTCGCGCCTCGTTCGGGAACTGCGAGAACAGCGTCAATGGGTTCAAGGCATTACCAGCTACTTTTCCCTACAACGGGACTCAAGCCTCTTTACCATCAGTGCCTGGCTAGAACCTCGTTTCCTCGATGCCGTAGAACAAGCCAGCCTGCACCAAATTCACCGCTTACGAGAAACCCCCGTCGATCCCCTGGAACTGGCCCGGGCCCAACGCCAACTCTGCAACGACTATGCCTTTTCCACCGAAACCCCAGCCCAACTGGCCGGCCTCTATGGTTACTATCAAATCCTAAGCCGCGCCGACATTGCCACCCGGTATCCCCAACGGATTCAAGACTTCCAACCGGATAACCTGCGTCAAATCGCCCGACAGTACCTCAGCCTACAAAACTATGTTGTCACCATCGGCGTTAACGAACAGTGATAGCCTAGATGGGGTTTGACTATTGCGAACTGTTTACCTTCGAGTCCCCCGAATTTATGTCTCCACACCGCGTCGTTCTCAATAACGGGATTACCGTCATCATGGTGGAAAATCCCACCGCCGACATCATGACGGCTCGTTTTTTTATTAAAGCCGGGACTCGCTGCGAACCCCCCCATCTATTTGGACTCTCCCATCTCCTCGCAGCCGTCATGACCAAGGGAACTGGCAATCTCTCCTCGATGGATATTGCCGAACGAGTCGAATCCGTGGGGGCCAGTGTCGGGGCCGAAACCAGCAATGATTACTTCCTGTTTAGTCTCAAGACCGTTTCCGTGGACTTTCAGGATATTCTCACCCTAGGCGCTGAACTGTTGCGATCGCCCGCCCTCCCGGAAGCCGAAGTCGAACTCGAAAAACGCCTCACCCTACAAGCCATTCGCTCCCAGAAAGAACAACCCTTTGCCATCGCCTTCTCCCAACTGCGCGAGGCCATGTATCGAGACCATCCCTACGCCCTGTCCACCCTAGGGGTGGAGAGTACCGTGGCCGGCTTAACCCGTTTAGACCTAGAGAAGTTCCATCGCACTTATTTTCGCCCCGACAACCTAGTGATTAGTCTTGTCGGCTGTTGGCCCCTCGATGATGCGATCGCCGCCCTAGAAGCTGCCTTCGGCGACTGGCAGGCCCCACCCCTACCCATTCCTAAAGTCGACCTGCCCCGCCTTACCCCTCAACCGACTGTCCGTAAAACCTCTCAAGACAGCCAACAGTCCATCGTCATGTTGGGCTATCTTGCCCCCTCCGTTCTCCTCAAAAACGGCGATGGTGTTCCCCCAGAATACGCCGCCCTCAAACTCCTCAATACCTATCTCGGCAATGGCCTCTCCAGTCGTCTCTTCGTCGAACTGCGGGAAAAACGGGGCTTGGCTTATGATGTCTCCGCTTTTTATCCCACAAGACTTGACAAATCACAGTTTGTAGTGTATATGGGAACTGCTCCTCAAAATACGGCGATCGCCATCGAAGGCTTACGAGTCGAAGTCGAGCGTTTAACCGCCCTATACCTCCACAACGACGAACTACAAACTGCCAAAAACAAGCTTTTAGGTCAATATGCCCTCGGCAAACAGACCAACTCTCAAATCGCCCAAATTTTAGGCTGGTACGAAACCCTAGGCCTAGGAGTTGAGTTTGACGAAATGTTCCCCGAAGCCATCGCCCAAGTCACCGCAGAAGACGCCCGACGAGTCGCCAGCCGTTACTTCACCGACCCCTACATCAGCCTAGTCGGCCCCGCCGCCGCCCTCAACAGCGCCATCCCCTCCCCCGTCTCCTAACCCCCCCGATTGCCTCTTGCCTCTTGCCTTCTTCTTCCCCATGCCCGACTTCCTCATCATTGGCGCCCAAAAAGGCGGAACTACCTCTGCCCTGCATTACCTCAATCAACATCCCCAAATTCAAGTCGCCCCGCAAAAAGAAGTACATTACTTCGACCTGAACTACAGCCAAGGATTGTCCTGGTATCACCAGCAATTCCCCAAACGTGACCCAAAGACCCTAACCGGCGAAGCCAGTCCCTACTATATCTTTCATCCCGACGTGCCCCGTCGCGTCGCCGCCGACTTCCCCGAGATAAAACTCATTGCCCTACTCCGGAACCCCGTTAAGCGGGCCATCTCTCACTACTACCATGCCATCAAACAAGGACTCGAAACCCTGTCCTTAGAGGACGCTTTCGCCCAAGAACCCACCCGTCTCGCCGGAGAAGCTGAGAAACTCGAACAGAACCCCAACTATCACAGCTACGCCTACCAACACCACAGCTATCTAACACGAGGCGAGTACCTCCAGCAACTGCAACGCTGGTGGGCCCACTTCCCCAAACAACAACTTCTGGTTCTCCATAGCAACGACCTCTATCACCAGCCCCAAACCACCCTCAACCGCATCCTCGACTTTCTCAACTTACCCAAATTGACCCTAACCGAGTTCCCCAGCCTTAACAGCGGGAACTATTCCCACATCAGCGAGTCTATCCAACAGCAGTTACAGGAAAGGTTTCGCCCCCATAACCGGCGACTGTTTGCCGCCCTAGGACAAGACTGGGGTTGGTAACAACAACAAAGGGCGCACCATTTGCGGTACGCCCCTGCATCTTTCCCCTCCTGGGAGGGGTGCCCAGAGGGCGGGGTGGGTTCTCCCCATTGTCTATTGCCCTCTTCTCCCCCTACTGCCTACTGCCTACTGCCTATTGCCCTCTTCTCCCCCTATTGCCCAAATGTGATATTGTACCCTAGATGAACGCCCAAAGGACCCAGTCCAGTTGAGGGCCTCTGTTGAGGGCCCCGTTGAGGGAAACTGTACCGAAATGGTTGCGCCCCAGCCGTAAACCCTAAACAACACCTCGTTACACATGAGGGGAACATGGGAGGTTGGGATGTTCCCGTTGGTGATTTTCGCCACATCCCGAGGTTGTCCCATCTCCCCAACTCCTGAATCGGAAGTCTTTAACAGCAGTTGCAATGCGTGTCCTATTCCTACATCCGAACTTTCCCGCCCAGTTCCGCCATGTCGCCACAATCCTGGGGCGAGATCCCAATAATCAGGTCGTCTTTGGCACCAAAAACGAACGCCCCGAATGGAAAATTCCCGGCGTTAAGAAAGCCCTCTTTACCCCCAGTCGCGACCCTCGGCCCGAAACCCATCACTATGTCCGGCCCCTCGAAAGTGCCGTTCTCCATGGACAAGCCGTGTATCGCACTATGTTGGCCCTAAAAAGTCAAGGCTTTGTCCCGGATTTAGTCTATGGTCACTCCGGCTGGGGACCGACATTGTTCGTGAAAGATGTCTTCCCCGATAGCAAATTGATGTGCTATTTCGAGTGGTTCTACTGGGCCCATGGGTCTGATGCCGATTTTGACCCCGCTGACCCCCTCAGCCCTGATGACGAGGCTAAGATTCGCGTCAAAAATGCCCCGATTTTGATGGATTTATACTCCTGTGATTGGGGACTTTCCCCCACTAAATGGCAGAAATCGCAATTTCCCCATGAGTTCCAGCGCAAAATGACTGCCATGCACGATGGGGTCGATACGGAGTTCTTCCAACCCAATCCTGGGGCGAAGCTGGTCTTACCTAACCTGGATTTATCCGGGGCTGATGAGATTGTCACCTATGTCTCGCGAGGGATGGAACCCTATCGTGGCTTCCCGGAATTTATTGAATCCATCGCCTATCTGCAAGAAAAACGCCCCAACTGTCATGTGGTAATTGTGGCCTCGGAACGAGTCTGTTATGGCAAATCCCTGCCCAATGGACAAACCTATAAGGAACAGATGTTAGCTAAAGTTCCTCTGGATATGTCGCGGGTGCATTTTGTGGGAACCTTGCCCTATGGCCAATATCTGAAGGTGTTGCAGGCCTCCGATGCCCATATTTATCTGACTCGTCCCTTTGTCCTATCCTGGTCGATGATTGAGTCCATGTCCGCCGGTTGCGTGGTGGTGGGTTCCGATACTGCCCCAGTGCGTGAGGTCATTCGCGATGGTGAAAATGGCTTCTTGGTGGACTTCTTCTCGCCTAAGCAAATCGCCGATCGCGTCCATGAAGTCCTAGAACATCCGACTCGCATGGCCCATATTCGTGAGAATGCCCGCAAGACGGTGTTACGTCCATGAAGTCCTAGAACATCCGACTCGCATGGCCCATATTCGTGAGAATGCCCGCAAGACGGTGTTGGAAAATTACGCCCACTCGGTTCTCCTCCCTCGTCATATTGAGTTGATGAAAGAGGTGGCCCAAGGGAACTTACCGGAACCGCAACCCATCGCCACTCCCTCGTCATATTGAGTTGATGAAAGAGGTGGCCCAAGGGAACTTACCGGAACCGCAACCCATCGCCTCGATTCCTGAACGCAGCTTAGTCACCAGTGGTTAGGGATGGATGCTAGCAATTGATGGTAGAAACTGATTGTAGAGACTGATAGAGAGAGTCGCCCACCCAGAATCGGGACGTTGTAAAGGAGGAAAGATACAGGGGATGAGTGTTAGTGTAGCGACGGCGATCGCGTCCCACCGGACGGGAGAGGTGGAACGTGCGGAACAGTTATATCGGCAAATCTTGGCGGAGAACCCCCAGGAGGCGGCGGCCTTGCATGGGTTGGGGATGATTGCTTATCAACAGCAACAGTACGATCGCGCCATCGACCAGATTGAACAGGCGATCGCCCTCGATCAGAGTCATGCTGCCTATTACAATACCCTGGGCATGGCCTATCGCGGTCAGGGCAATCTCGATAAAAGTCTGGCATCCTATCGTCAGGGACTGCTGTTAGACCCCAACAGTGACGCCCTCCAGGGGAATTTTACCCGGGCCTGGCTTGAGTATGTTGAGGGCGATCGCCCCGCTGCCCTCAATCACCTAATTCAACTGGGGCGGGCCTATCACCGACTGGGGGACTTCTCCCAGGCCAAGCAACTCTACGAACGCGTCTTAGAGTATGATGCCGACCAGGCCGATGCCCTCCAGGGACTGGGAACCCTTGCCTATCAACAGCAGGATCACACCCAAGCCATCACCCTCCTGCAACGGGCGATCGCCCTCAATCCCAACGCCGCCAGCTATCATCACAACCTCGGGGCCGTCTATCAGGCCCAAGGCCAACTGGCCGACGCCACCGCCGCCTATCGACGGTCCGTTGAACTCAACCCCAACCTAGAAGCCCCTCGTAAACAACTCAACCAGCTTCTCGAACATCTGCGGCAAAAAGATGTCGTCATCTGGGAGCAGGAAATGCTTAAGCTGGCGCAATGTTTTCATGAGCAAGAAAACTATCGCCAAGCCATTTTCCTCTATAAAAAAATCCTGGAAGTTGATAATCAATCTGCCATTGCTCACTACAACTTAGCTCGCATTGCCTATCACCACCACCAAAGCTATCAAGCTATGGTGGATTTTGAAAAAGCCGTTAAACTAGCGCCACAAAACGCAGAGTATCACCATGGTTTTGGCTTGGCCTGCCTTCAGCATAGTGTGCCACAAATGGCATTAGATGAGTTCAAAAAAGCCTTAGAAATTGACCCAGAAAATCAAGAGTATCAACAGAAATTCAATGAGACTGTTGAGTATTTCTTGAAGTATTACCACGAATGCGCTCAATGGCATTATAACTTAGAAGAATATCAAGAAGTTGCCCAGATTGACTTTCAAGCCGGGAACTTCATCAAAGAGCAAACAGGACGGTTGCAAACGGCCCAACGCTATTATCGTCACGCCCTAGACCTTCATCCCAACTATGCTGAGGTTCATCTCACCTTAGCT
Proteins encoded:
- a CDS encoding M16 family metallopeptidase; amino-acid sequence: MPQTSTSSISRVVSDSHCPARTFERPDGLTVVHQYVPHSPVVVTDVWVNAGASVEPDDWSGMAHFLEHAIFKGTDRLGPGYFDAAIEGCGGLTNAATSYDYAHFFITTASPYFSETLPLLSELLLHAAIPEDEFFREREVVFEEIRQSQDSPDDLLFEATLETVYQNHPYRRPVLGTQQSLLGRSPADLRQFHRSHYQPQNLTIAVVGGISELEALDRIDDCFQNFFPNPGCPQAIITPEPPIRGVRRRELAFPRLELARLNLTWTGPGIDHLDDAYGLDLLSMILASGRSSRLVRELREQRQWVQGITSYFSLQRDSSLFTISAWLEPRFLDAVEQASLHQIHRLRETPVDPLELARAQRQLCNDYAFSTETPAQLAGLYGYYQILSRADIATRYPQRIQDFQPDNLRQIARQYLSLQNYVVTIGVNEQ
- a CDS encoding M16 family metallopeptidase, producing MSPHRVVLNNGITVIMVENPTADIMTARFFIKAGTRCEPPHLFGLSHLLAAVMTKGTGNLSSMDIAERVESVGASVGAETSNDYFLFSLKTVSVDFQDILTLGAELLRSPALPEAEVELEKRLTLQAIRSQKEQPFAIAFSQLREAMYRDHPYALSTLGVESTVAGLTRLDLEKFHRTYFRPDNLVISLVGCWPLDDAIAALEAAFGDWQAPPLPIPKVDLPRLTPQPTVRKTSQDSQQSIVMLGYLAPSVLLKNGDGVPPEYAALKLLNTYLGNGLSSRLFVELREKRGLAYDVSAFYPTRLDKSQFVVYMGTAPQNTAIAIEGLRVEVERLTALYLHNDELQTAKNKLLGQYALGKQTNSQIAQILGWYETLGLGVEFDEMFPEAIAQVTAEDARRVASRYFTDPYISLVGPAAALNSAIPSPVS
- a CDS encoding sulfotransferase domain-containing protein codes for the protein MPLAFFFPMPDFLIIGAQKGGTTSALHYLNQHPQIQVAPQKEVHYFDLNYSQGLSWYHQQFPKRDPKTLTGEASPYYIFHPDVPRRVAADFPEIKLIALLRNPVKRAISHYYHAIKQGLETLSLEDAFAQEPTRLAGEAEKLEQNPNYHSYAYQHHSYLTRGEYLQQLQRWWAHFPKQQLLVLHSNDLYHQPQTTLNRILDFLNLPKLTLTEFPSLNSGNYSHISESIQQQLQERFRPHNRRLFAALGQDWGW
- a CDS encoding glycosyltransferase family 4 protein, yielding MRVLFLHPNFPAQFRHVATILGRDPNNQVVFGTKNERPEWKIPGVKKALFTPSRDPRPETHHYVRPLESAVLHGQAVYRTMLALKSQGFVPDLVYGHSGWGPTLFVKDVFPDSKLMCYFEWFYWAHGSDADFDPADPLSPDDEAKIRVKNAPILMDLYSCDWGLSPTKWQKSQFPHEFQRKMTAMHDGVDTEFFQPNPGAKLVLPNLDLSGADEIVTYVSRGMEPYRGFPEFIESIAYLQEKRPNCHVVIVASERVCYGKSLPNGQTYKEQMLAKVPLDMSRVHFVGTLPYGQYLKVLQASDAHIYLTRPFVLSWSMIESMSAGCVVVGSDTAPVREVIRDGENGFLVDFFSPKQIADRVHEVLEHPTRMAHIRENARKTVLRP